A stretch of Telopea speciosissima isolate NSW1024214 ecotype Mountain lineage chromosome 11, Tspe_v1, whole genome shotgun sequence DNA encodes these proteins:
- the LOC122645341 gene encoding uncharacterized protein LOC122645341 — protein sequence MERSFGLDFQEVKSHDFSLPNEPAGSPTLRLHGFSHFFYSVGVLSPDIAKILSRGPWVLWSSLENQIMPAFNFFKSFVGTVENVVIGLKRQNSLINCETQNGARNIAILRENRVPESNIVRLLTYYPKTITSKNGRFKQKVEEIKKMGFDLSKFPFMIALYVFTSVNKLTWKLKLEAYRRWDFSEDEILMAFRKYPSFMTASEKKITSHMDFFVNKMGWEREVIITRRQLLALSLEKRILPRCSVLQVLILKGLVKENLKMVHLLIKSEKHFFENFVIIYEKEVPHLLDLYKGNTSLLGLGDGIEERDVIILDLNGPTAIDWGIVLKSLSLVTSILEYMNHVQDGSNQKPCNANSAVKKAEDVVSSMLAKGFVLGKDALNKARTFDERHHLTSNASVTVLSLDRRMGLREKITIGTTLVNEKMRLVDERFQVSEKTRSAIALAEQKASSTGSALMEYRYISGGASWVSSALSMVAKAAEDLSQMMKDKVEKAEEEKKESISRQSTGILNNYAHIHLDEPPRGEPPVPVHAADEGKLGII from the exons ATGGAGAGATCTTTTGGTCTAGACTTCCAAGAAGTGAAATCGCATGACTTCTCATTACCAAACGAACCTGCAGGTTCTCCAACTTTGAGGCTTCACGGATTTTCTCATTTCTTCTATTCGGTGGGCGTTTTGAGCCCTgacattgccaaaatcctttcCAGAGGCCCATGGGTTTTGTGGTCTAGCTTAGAAAACCAAATCATGCCTGCTTTTAATTTCTTCAAAAGCTTCGTTGGGACTGTAGAGAATGTTGTTATTGGTCTAAAACGTCAAAATAGTCTCATCAATTGTGAAACACAGAATGGGGCTCGAAATATTGCAATCTTGAGAGAAAACAGAGTGCCTGAGTCTAATATCGTGCGTTTACTAACCTACTATCCCAAAACTATCACATCTAAAAATGGCCGGTTCAAACAGAAAGTTGAGGAGATTAAGAAAATGGGTTTCGACCTTTCAAAATTCCCGTTTATGATTGCTCTATATGTGTTTACGTCAGTGAACAAATTGACATGGAAGCTGAAATTGGAGGCTTATCGAAGGTGGGATTTTTCTGAGGATGAGATTCTCATGGCATTTAGGAA GTACCCTTCTTTTATGACAGCGTCTGAGAAGAAGATAACAAGCCATATGGATTTCTTTGTTAACAAAATGGGTTGGGAACGGGAAGTTATCATCACACGCCGGCAACTTCTTGCGCTTAGCTTGGAGAAGAGGATTCTTCCAAGGTGTTCAGTTTTACAAGTATTGATATTGAAAGGTTTAGTGAAGGAAAATCTTAAAATGGTACATCTGTTGATAAAGAGTGAGAAgcatttctttgaaaattttgtgATCATATATGAGAAAGAAGTTCCTCATCTTTTGGATTTATACAAAGGAAATACTAGTCTGCTAGGACTAggagatggaattgaggaa AGAGATGTTATTATTCTAGATTTGAATGGACCAACTGCTATAGACTGGGGGATTGTCTTAAAATCATTGAGCTTGGTTACCTCTATTTTGGAATACATGAACCATGTTCAGGATGGTTCTAATCAG AAGCCCTGTAATGCCAATTCAGCTGTTAAGAAGGCTGAGGATGTGGTAAGCAGCATGCTTGCTAAGGGGTTTGTACTGGGGAAGGATGCCCTTAACAAGGCCAGGACCTTTGATGAACGGCATCACTTGACGTCAAATGCCTCTGTTACTGTTTTGTCCCTTGACAGAAGGATGGGCCTGAGAGAAAAGATAACCATTGGGACTACTTTGGTCAATGAGAAGATGAGGTTGGTGGATGAGCGGTTCCAGGTGTCTGAGAAGACAAGATCAGCCATTGCATTGGCTGAGCAGAAGGCAAGCAGTACAGGGTCAGCCCTGATGGAGTATCGCTACATCTCGGGTGGTGCATCATGGGTGTCAAGTGCCTTGAGCATGGTTGCCAAGGCGGCTGAGGACTTGAGCCAGATGATGAAGGACAAGGTTGAAAAAgccgaggaagagaagaaggagagtatTTCTAGGCAGAGTACAGGGATCCTTAACAACTACGCTCACATCCACCTCGATGAGCCTCCAAGAGGGGAGCCACCAGTGCCAGTTCATGCAGCTGATGAAGGTAAGCTTGGCATCATCTGA
- the LOC122645338 gene encoding uncharacterized protein LOC122645338, with translation MFSFLFKRVPIGRTLIRGSTTQLGFLQNPSSLKYISSKASRNQNPFVVSYLISSCGLSPAAALSASKKVGFESSDGPDSVLTLFRNHGFTDAQISSLIRKCPLLLVSRPTKTLLPKLEFLHSLGVSSPIITKILGKDSKFLFHSLENKTIPAFNFWKSLVGTLENVVIGLKREARFFNCDIPTVARNIAILRENGVPESIIVSLLTYYPSTLTPKNDMFKQMVEEIKQMDFDLSKYTFMSVLSVFTSMTKSTLKHKLEAYRRWGFSEDEILLAFRRHPQLVGLSLEKRILPRCSVLRVLILKGLVKEDLKMGHLFTKSEKYFLEKFVTNYEKEVPQLLDLYKGNIILLGLG, from the exons ATGTTTAGTTTCCTCTTCAAAAGAGTCCCAATCGGGAGAACCTTAATAAGAGGTTCAACTACCCAACTTGGTTTTCTACAAAATCCTTCATCTCTCAAATACATCTCCTCAAAAGCCTCAAGAAATCAGAATCCTTTCGTTGTCTCTTACCTCATCAGCTCATGTGGGCTCTCACCCGCAGCCGCCCTTTCTGCATCGAAGAAGGTTGGTTTTGAATCCTCTGATGGACCAGACTCGGTTCTTACCCTTTTCAGAAACCATGGATTCACCGATGCCCAAATTTCCAGTCTCATTAGAAAGTGCCCATTGTTGCTCGTGTCCAGGCCTACAAAGACGCTTCTGCCTAAACTTGAGTTCTTACATTCGTTGGGCGTTTCGAGCCCTATCATTACCAAAATCCTCGGCAAAGATTCAAAGTTCTTGTTCCATAGCTTAGAAAACAAAACTATCCCTGCTTTTAATTTCTGGAAGAGTTTAGTTGGGACTCTAGAGAATGTTGTTATTGGTCTAAAACGTGAAGCTCGTTTCTTCAATTGTGATATACCGACTGTGGCTCGAAATATTGCAATCTTGAGAGAAAATGGAGTACCGGAGTCTATTATCGTGAGTTTACTAACTTACTATCCCTCAACGTTGACACCTAAAAATGATATGTTCAAACAGATGGTTGAGGAGATTAAGCAAATGGATTTCGACCTTTCAAAGTACACGTTTATGAGTGTTCTATCTGTGTTTACATCAATGACAAAATCGACATTGAAGCACAAATTGGAGGCCTATCGAAGGTGGGGTTTTTCTGAGGATGAGATTCTCTTGGCATTTAGGAG GCACCCACAACTTGTTGGGCTTAGCTTGGAGAAGAGGATTCTTCCAAGGTGTTCAGTTTTACGAGTATTGATATTGAAAGGTCTGGTTAAGGAAGATCTTAAAATGGGACATCTGTTTACGAAAAGTGAGAAGTATTTCTTGGAGAAGTTTGTGACCAACTATGAGAAAGAAGTTCCTCAACTCTTGGATCTATACAAAGGGAATATTATTCTGCTAGGACTAGGATAG
- the LOC122645339 gene encoding F-box protein At3g07870-like — MITNRDRDRLISRSRRKERRIRTDDAVVAVVVPEAVLIKVFSWLPVKSLLRFKCLSKRWFDVISSDPYFIDLHSQQSNSKSPSRLFSLSRNLLREFKITDPISHLLPTRFDLVCLKSYDKFYVCNPSTHESITLPQFRDSHNATFGFGYVESTNEYKIVHFIETCFPPPSSFLDSHFFHLYDPNLPKECRVFTLGMGKDSPSSYASPWAWRLVGYYPYKFEGAQFPAFITGALHWLINHPELLIQKTILAFNLESEEFRLVPPPRGFSDLIQIPKHLQLVELRGLLCLSYVENYNKMNIWMLKDYYDNESWAKEYCIDLTPWMDIHGYYNDQYYVPKDIL, encoded by the coding sequence ATGATAactaacagagacagagatcgTCTTATAAGTCGGAgtaggaggaaggagaggaggatCAGGACTGACGatgcggtggtggcggtggtggtacCTGAAGCTGTGTTGATCAAAGTGTTTTCATGGCTCCCCGTGAAGTCCCTCCTCAGGTTCAAGTGCCTAAGTAAACGATGGTTTGATGTCATATCCAGTGATCCTTATTTCATTGACCTCCACTCTCAGCAATCCAATTCCAAATCACCATCTCGTCTCTTTTCCTTATCACGTAATTTGTTAAGGGAATTCAAGATCACTGATCCTATATCCCACTTATTGCCTACTCGCTTCGATCTGGTATGTCTCAAATCCTACGATAAATTTTATGTTTGCAATCCAAGTACACATGAATCCATAACATTGCCACAATTTCGGGATTCTCATAATGCTACCTTCGGTTTTGGATATGTTGAGTCTACCAACGAGTATAAAATAGTCCATTTCATTGAAACTTGCTTCCCCCCACCCTCATCTTTCTTGGACTCACATTTCTTCCACTTATATGATCCCAACCTCCCTAAGGAATGTAGAGTTTTCACCTTGGGAATGGGAAAGgactctccttcttcttatgcTTCTCCTTGGGCTTGGAGACTCGTCGGATATTATCCATATAAGTTCGAGGGTGCTCAATTTCCGGCTTTCATCACCGGAGCTCTTCATTGGTTGATCAACCACCCAGAGCTTCTTATTCAGAAAACAATCTTGGCGTTCAACTTGGAGAGTGAAGAATTTAGACTCGTCCCACCTCCCAGAGGTTTTAGTGATCTGATACAAATTCCAAAGCATCTCCAATTGGTAGAATTGAGAGGATTACTCTGCCTTTCATATGTTGAAAATTAcaacaaaatgaacatatggatGCTGAAAGACTACTACGATAATGAGAGTTGGGCAAAAGAGTACTGTATTGATCTGACTCCCTGGATGGATATTCATGGCTATTACAATGATCAGTATTATGTTCCTAAGGACATACTTTAA